The DNA sequence AAAACAACGACTACCTCAATAAACTGAAGGCTGAAGGGGTACAACTGAGAGCATTTTCTCCTGAGATTTTGGATATTCTCAAACAAAATACCCAGATGGTGCTGGAAGAAATGGTCGCCAGTGATCCACAAGCCAAAAAGGTGTATACAGCCTACAAAGCTTTCCAGACTCAAGCTTCCGAGTGGTCCAATGTCGCGGAAAGAAGCCTGATTTAGCCCTGTATTTGGGGGCATGCTTGAATGCAAATCACTAGAAGAATGTGAGATTCAGAATCTGACTTCTTTCATAAAAATAGGGCCTAACCCCAAGAGGTTAGGCCCTTAATATTTTTGACTGGCTGGATCAGGATCCAAAGCCGTATTGATCACTTGTCATCGTTTGCGGAACTAGCTTGAATTCTACCCGCCGATTCATTGCTCGCCCTTCCTCTGTCTCATTATCGGAAACTGGGATGGTAGAACTGTAACCATCAGAGGTGATTCGGGCCATCTTGATATCTTTTTCATATACCAAGTAGTATTTCACTTTGAAGGCACGCTTGACGGAAAGAACCATATTTTTGCTGTCGCTTCCCATCGCATCTGCGTGACCTAGGACCTGCAAACTGTAGTTTGGATACTTTCCGAGAATATTGGCTACTGTATCCAATACTGCAAAACTGTCAAAGGTAAGTTCATCAGAACCCTCCTCGAAGTAGACGTTCTCCATTGCGTCGGAGAGATACTGAAGGTCTTGGGAGGACGGAGCCGCGTACTGATCACTAGATCCAGACATGTCGCTGATATCCAAAGAAGATTCTGAGGTTCCGGCAGCGATCAATTCTTCTGCATCAGTAGATTCGCTTTCGTCTGGGCATCCAAGGTACATGGCCTTTCCCTTTTCATTGGGACAGAGGTCATCTCGATCAGGTACTCCATCTCCATCTGAATCTTGCAGACTGGCCAGATTTGGTCGAATTTCCTCCTCCTCAGTGGCGGGTTCGATAGGCTCAGGCTCTTCATCATTTTCATAAGAAGGAATGCCAAAGACAAAACCGGCAGAGTAACTCAGCGGCTGAGTTTGTCCCTCTTGAAGCTTCATTCGATAGGTTCCTTCTATCTGAAAACTGAAAACCTCATTGACCTGAAGCAGTACTCCAAAAGTTCCGGGTACATACAACCGGTAATTGTTGGAAGCAGCATTCACCCCAAATCCTGTTCCGATGTAGGGCGCAAAAAATGCATCCTCACGGAAGATGGTTCCATTGGATTTGAGTTTCACCTGAGCGTTCAGGTCGAGCAAGGAAGTTCCCAAGGTCAAACCATCTCCAAGGGGATACACCGTTTCAGGGATGAAAGAGGTGTTGATGGAGAGATTGGTGAACTTGTTAAGGTAGGTGTGGGCACTGATGGAAACCCCTGGATCAAAGGTCCGAAATTCTGCGAGAGAACCGTTCAGGATCGTTTGATAATCGAGGAAAATGCCCGACATCCCAGCCATCCAACGATTCTGGTTGTTCTGGCTAACACCAGCATTCAGAGAGATCGTGAAGATCGCAAGGATCGCAATGAGACATTTATGGTTCATTTGAATTGGGTTTGGCAAATTCAGCAGGCGTTTTGTTATGACACGGAAAAACAAAAATCGCGCCGATCTGGTCGTCGCGATTTTCGGATGTTTGGAAAGACGGGGTAAATGGTCAGAAAACTGCCCTGAATGGCTATATTTTAGTTCGGAATTATTGATTAATGCCGAATCAAATATTTTAATTTTCGCAAATAGTCAATATTGAATTCAATTGACGAGTCGCATTTCCACTCTTCTGTTTCTCAATCGTCCAGAAATCGAGGCGTTTTCTGCCGCAGGACGTTGCTCTCCAAGGCCTAGTGACTTGATCCGGTTCTGGGGAACTCCATACTCATAGACCAATTTGTACTTGACCCGGAAGGCTCGCATGACCGAAAGGATCATGTTTCTTCGTTCTCCGCCATCCGAATCCGCATGTCCTTCGAGGACCAGCTGAGTTTGTGAGCAGGATCGCATCAAACTGGCAATTTGCCCAAATTGATCATCTGCGTCTAGCGGAATCTGGTCGCTTCCTGTAGCAAAGTAGATGGGGGCTAAGACCGAATTTCTGTCTACTTCTGGGAGATCGCATGGCAGATTGGGAAGGGAGGGAGGTGGACTTCCTGCCATTTGCCCATTTGCCGTCTCATCATTTTGCGAGAAGATCGCTTCAGATGATATCCCCTCAACAACGGAATGGTTTTCCTCAGCGATTGGCTGTATGTCAGGAGAATCAAATTCTTCATCTTTGACATCCACTCCATTGTCTATTTCTGCTTCTAAAAAAGGCTCTGCTTGGGTCAACGTTTCCGAAGATTCTCCAGGAGCCAGTTCGAAGGAGCTTTCCTCCAAGGTTGGATCTTCAACTGCTGCCAGGATCGACTCGGCTGAATCCAAAGGACAACCCATTAATTCCACTACTCCTGGCTCGTCAGGACAAAGGTCTTCATGGTCTACCCAGCCATCATGATCCCGATCCTTGGGCATGATCTCCGCAATCAGGCTGTCTTCTTCGATGATTCCCGGTTCAATTTCTGGAAGTTCCGCTTCCTTGGTTTCAAGGTTGTAAACGAAAGCCACGGCATAGGCCAAGCTTTGGTAATCTTGATTCATCGAAATTTTCCGGATAGCTTCTGTTCTCATTTGGAATCGAGGCCCGAGTTTGAACCTCATTCCCCCTCCGACTGGGAAATAAGCATCTGGATGTCCCTCCACAAAGCTTCCTCCCACTCCAAAAATGGCGTAGGGACCCAAGAATGCACTTTCTCGGAAGATCACTCCATTGTTGAGTTTGAAGACCATTTGATAATTGAAATCTGCCATCCATGTATCCATGGCAGTTTCTAGGCTTTGAGGAAAGGCGACTTTGGGACCAAAAGTACCTTGGACCCGAAAATCGAATGCCCCATTTAGGTATTTGGAAACCCCAACATCAACGGTGGGTCGGAATTGTCGGAATTCGAGTGCTGTTCTACCAGGATGGGATTTATAAGCCATATAAGAGGCTCCCAAACTAATTCCTAGCTTGTAGGAA is a window from the Pontibacter sp. G13 genome containing:
- a CDS encoding OmpA family protein; translated protein: MNHKCLIAILAIFTISLNAGVSQNNQNRWMAGMSGIFLDYQTILNGSLAEFRTFDPGVSISAHTYLNKFTNLSINTSFIPETVYPLGDGLTLGTSLLDLNAQVKLKSNGTIFREDAFFAPYIGTGFGVNAASNNYRLYVPGTFGVLLQVNEVFSFQIEGTYRMKLQEGQTQPLSYSAGFVFGIPSYENDEEPEPIEPATEEEEIRPNLASLQDSDGDGVPDRDDLCPNEKGKAMYLGCPDESESTDAEELIAAGTSESSLDISDMSGSSDQYAAPSSQDLQYLSDAMENVYFEEGSDELTFDSFAVLDTVANILGKYPNYSLQVLGHADAMGSDSKNMVLSVKRAFKVKYYLVYEKDIKMARITSDGYSSTIPVSDNETEEGRAMNRRVEFKLVPQTMTSDQYGFGS
- a CDS encoding OmpA family protein, producing the protein MRIGNLSRLFLAIICTLPLLSHAQSPSYKLGISLGASYMAYKSHPGRTALEFRQFRPTVDVGVSKYLNGAFDFRVQGTFGPKVAFPQSLETAMDTWMADFNYQMVFKLNNGVIFRESAFLGPYAIFGVGGSFVEGHPDAYFPVGGGMRFKLGPRFQMRTEAIRKISMNQDYQSLAYAVAFVYNLETKEAELPEIEPGIIEEDSLIAEIMPKDRDHDGWVDHEDLCPDEPGVVELMGCPLDSAESILAAVEDPTLEESSFELAPGESSETLTQAEPFLEAEIDNGVDVKDEEFDSPDIQPIAEENHSVVEGISSEAIFSQNDETANGQMAGSPPPSLPNLPCDLPEVDRNSVLAPIYFATGSDQIPLDADDQFGQIASLMRSCSQTQLVLEGHADSDGGERRNMILSVMRAFRVKYKLVYEYGVPQNRIKSLGLGEQRPAAENASISGRLRNRRVEMRLVN